One stretch of Glandiceps talaboti chromosome 7, keGlaTala1.1, whole genome shotgun sequence DNA includes these proteins:
- the LOC144437547 gene encoding uncharacterized protein LOC144437547 isoform X2 → MARKQRFSFMFVTVVVISCLVFLPNRATSGTVKCSHLIREIVEYRTEYSKQYMMGTVICPECRNWHFTEDVCKSCGHCTKCQCNIKNSLSCSKTDGSCSCKAGWKGVKCESPCSVGTYGVKCMHQCTCDTQNTISCDVISGSCNCKPGWTGSKCRHVCPLGMYGKECANPCVCQGVYTDCDPIDGACRCSDGWTGSECNQICPKGRYGRQCANICACLGDHNTLCDPFDGTCRCKSGWRGLYCDQPCPEGRYGVDCFYICMCHLNNTKSCHHITGTCHCKDGWIGSHCDKACQSGNYGVNCQQSCMCHDDHTESCNHGNGTCDCKDGWTGSKCDQVCPVGSYGHACSKKCECINEHTRSCDPVSGTCSCKGKWTGYTCKDGCGRRRPNARIYGGRAAKKRKWPWMAMLFDSNRKQTFCGGVLLNRQWVITAAHCILNSETTRDNLRIYLGKYYSSKTEREEREFKVEDVHPHPKFNQSTYDSDIALVKLFTSAELTDRITPVCVPDVVVANNTLQSQKSGWVTGWGRTKLKHDNVLGKLQQVRLQIVEHLQCAKKYADAAITDNMFCALPAKRGQRKDACSGDSGGPFVRKISGRWYLIGLVSWGQGCAEPNFPGVYTTVSKFNDWIRQTAIENY, encoded by the exons gGAGATTGTTGAATACCGAACAGAGTATAGTAAACAGTACATGATGGGTACAGTCATATGTCCAG AATGTAGAAATTGGCATTTCACAGAAGATGTCTGCAAAAGTTGTGGTCACTGCACAAAATGTCAGTGCAATATTAAGAATTCGCTCTCTTGTAGCAAGACTGACGGAAGCTGTTCATGTAAAGCTGGATGGAAAGGTGTCAAATGTGAATCTC CCTGTTCAGTGGGAACATATGGAGTGAAGTGTATGCATCAATGTACTTGTGACACACAGAATACTATTTCATGTGACGTCATTTCGGGTAGTTGTAACTGCAAACCAGGTTGGACAGGATCCAAGTGTCGTCATG TTTGTCCACTGGGAATGTATGGGAAAGAATGTGCCAATCCGTGTGTTTGTCAAGGTGTCTACACTGATTGTGATCCTATTGATGGCGCGTGTCGCTGTAGTGATGGTTGGACAGGGTCAGAATGTAATCAAA TCTGTCCAAAGGGACGTTATGGAAGACAGTGTGCCAACATATGTGCATGTCTGGGCGACCATAATACATTATGTGACCCCTTTGATGGGACATGTCGATGCAAAAGTGGTTGGCGAGGATTATATTGTGATCAAC CATGTCCAGAAGGAAGATATGGCGTAGACTGTTTTTATATTTGCATGTGTCATCTGAACAATACCAAGTCATGTCATCACATTACTGGGACCTGTCATTGCAAAGACGGTTGGATTGGATCACATTGTGACAAAG CATGTCAATCTGGAAATTATGGCGTTAACTGCCAACAAAGTTGCATGTGTCATGATGACCACACAGAGTCTTGTAATCATGGAAACGGGACATGTGACTGTAAAGATGGCTGGACAGGATCCAAATGTGATCAAG TCTGTCCAGTAGGCTCATACGGTCACGCCTGTTCCAAGAAATGTGAGTGCATTAATGAGCACACCAGGTCATGTGATCCAGTTTCTGGAACGTGTTCCTGTAAAGGTAAATGGACAGGATATACATGCAAAG ACGGATGTGGTAGACGCCGTCCTAATGCGAGGATATACGGAGGAAGAGCGGCCAAGAAAAGAAAATGGCCATGGATGGCAATGTTGTTTGATTCCAATCGAAAACAAACGTTCTGTGGCGGCGTATTATTGAATCGACAGTGGGTTATAACAGCAGCCCATTGCATTCTGAATTCCGAAACAACTCGAGATAATCTTCGAATTTATTTGGGAAAATACTACTCGAGCAAGACCGAGCGAGAGGAGCGGGAGTTCAAGGTGGAAGATGTTCACCCACATCCCAAGTTTAACCAATCGACGTATGATTCAGACATCGCCCTTGTTAAATTATTTACAAGTGCAGAATTAACAGATAGAATCACACCTG TTTGTGTACCAGATGTTGTTGTTGCAAATAACACCCTTCAGTCACAGAAATCGGGCTGGGTAACAGGATGGGGTAGAACAAAGCTAAAGCATGACAATGTACTAGGAAAGCTACAACAG GTACGACTACAAATAGTTGAGCACTTGCAATGTGCGAAAAAATACGCTGACGCTGCTATAACAGACAACATGTTCTGCGCCTTACCAGCCAAGAGAGGTCAGCGGAAGGATGCATGTTCAGGTGATAGCGGTGGTCCGTTTGTAAGGAAG ATAAGTGGTCGATGGTACTTGATTGGTTTGGTGAGCTGGGGTCAGGGCTGCGCAGAACCTAACTTTCCAGGAGTATATACAACTGTGTCCAAATTTAATGACTGGATTCGACAAACTGCGATTGAGAACTACTGA